A single Notoacmeibacter ruber DNA region contains:
- a CDS encoding LysR family transcriptional regulator, with protein MTPTEELEIFSHVVSAGSLSAAGRELGLSPAVVSKRLRKLEDRLGTRLLQRTTRQIALTEAGQGFYERIVAVLAAVEEAEAFVSRRSAQAKGTLKISAPTSFGRMHIAPHLTSFMEAHTDLSINLVLSDEFVDIVAEGFDLAIRIAELPDSSLVARRLADVKRVLVASPAYISKHGQPQTFDDLDEHICLPPHNGEVWRLEGPDGEIRAFRPDGPLSTNSSEVLREAVVAGMGIALRSTWDVGPELAKGDLVHVLPEWGASKHIGLHAVYPSRRFLPIKVRLFIDYLADLYGPEPYWDNPGDALYTAAAE; from the coding sequence ATGACGCCCACGGAAGAGCTGGAGATCTTTTCGCACGTTGTATCAGCGGGTTCGCTGTCTGCGGCCGGTCGCGAACTGGGTCTTTCGCCGGCTGTCGTCTCAAAGCGACTTCGCAAGCTGGAAGACCGGCTGGGGACGCGCCTTTTGCAGCGGACAACCCGGCAGATTGCACTGACCGAAGCCGGCCAAGGCTTCTATGAACGCATCGTCGCCGTCCTCGCTGCGGTCGAGGAGGCGGAGGCCTTTGTCTCCCGGCGCTCCGCGCAGGCCAAGGGAACGCTGAAAATATCGGCACCGACATCTTTCGGACGAATGCATATCGCGCCTCATCTGACGAGCTTCATGGAAGCGCATACGGATCTGTCGATCAATCTGGTCTTGTCGGACGAATTCGTGGATATCGTTGCAGAGGGTTTCGATCTGGCCATCAGGATCGCCGAATTGCCCGACAGCTCGCTGGTGGCGCGCCGCCTTGCCGACGTCAAACGCGTTCTGGTCGCGTCGCCCGCCTATATTTCCAAGCATGGACAACCGCAAACGTTCGACGATCTCGACGAGCACATCTGCCTTCCGCCGCATAATGGCGAGGTGTGGCGGCTCGAGGGCCCCGATGGCGAGATCAGGGCGTTTCGCCCCGATGGCCCTCTCTCGACAAATTCATCCGAGGTACTGCGCGAAGCGGTCGTCGCCGGCATGGGAATTGCCCTTCGCTCGACCTGGGATGTCGGGCCGGAACTGGCCAAAGGCGACCTTGTCCACGTGCTGCCGGAATGGGGCGCTTCCAAACATATCGGCTTGCACGCCGTCTATCCCTCCCGGCGCTTCCTGCCGATAAAGGTGCGTCTCTTCATAGACTATCTTGCCGATCTTTATGGCCCGGAGCCCTACTGGGACAATCCGGGAGACGCGCTCTACACCGCAGCGGCGGAATAG
- a CDS encoding BA14K family protein: MKKFLTAVSLSAAMAFTPIATAMAAPISVPTQPKLTVSQDVEQVRHRHHRRGFYRYNRGYYYNGHRGYRHRPGRHYRRYNDFWFPLAAFGIGAAITSQPRVIYRDAPRRHYRSGYSRAHYRWCDNRYRSYRASDNTFQPYNGPRRQCYSPYD, translated from the coding sequence ATGAAGAAATTTCTCACGGCGGTATCCCTGTCGGCAGCGATGGCGTTCACTCCCATCGCTACTGCGATGGCCGCTCCGATTTCGGTGCCGACGCAGCCCAAGCTGACCGTCAGCCAGGATGTGGAACAGGTTCGTCACCGCCACCACCGGCGCGGTTTCTACCGCTATAATCGTGGCTATTACTACAATGGCCACCGTGGTTATCGTCATCGCCCGGGCCGGCACTATCGCCGTTACAACGACTTCTGGTTCCCGCTGGCTGCCTTCGGGATCGGTGCCGCGATAACGTCTCAGCCGCGCGTGATCTATCGGGATGCGCCGCGTCGTCATTACCGCAGCGGTTATTCCCGGGCTCACTATCGCTGGTGCGATAATCGTTACCGGTCCTACCGGGCCTCGGACAACACGTTCCAGCCCTATAACGGTCCCCGTCGTCAGTGCTATTCGCCCTACGATTGA
- a CDS encoding DNA-3-methyladenine glycosylase I has translation MPENGLRKGEDGVCRCAWVGDDPLYRRYHDEEWGRPVGDDDRLFEKIVLEGFQSGLSWLTILKKRENFRAAFAGFQPKKVAGFGEDDVQRLLSDAGIVRHQGKIRSAINNAQRALELQQEAGSLAAFFWSFEPPQDERPEPVTWDALVANPSTPTSKRLAKELKKRGWSFVGPTTAYAFMQAMGLVNDHIEGCDTRQQCADARAQFSSPAAVG, from the coding sequence ATGCCGGAGAATGGTCTGCGAAAGGGAGAGGACGGCGTCTGTCGCTGCGCATGGGTCGGCGACGATCCGCTTTACAGGCGCTATCATGATGAGGAGTGGGGCCGCCCGGTCGGCGATGATGACCGTCTGTTCGAAAAAATCGTGCTGGAAGGCTTTCAGTCGGGGCTCTCCTGGCTGACGATCCTGAAGAAGAGAGAGAATTTCCGTGCTGCCTTCGCAGGTTTTCAGCCGAAGAAGGTCGCCGGGTTTGGCGAGGACGACGTGCAGCGGCTGCTGTCCGACGCCGGCATCGTCCGTCATCAGGGTAAGATCCGCTCTGCCATCAACAACGCGCAACGTGCGCTGGAACTTCAGCAGGAGGCCGGCAGCCTGGCAGCGTTTTTCTGGTCGTTCGAACCGCCGCAGGACGAGCGCCCCGAACCCGTGACATGGGACGCGCTGGTCGCCAACCCGTCCACGCCGACCTCCAAAAGACTGGCAAAAGAGTTGAAAAAGCGCGGCTGGAGTTTCGTCGGCCCGACCACGGCATATGCCTTCATGCAGGCGATGGGGCTGGTCAACGACCATATTGAGGGCTGCGATACGCGGCAGCAATGTGCCGACGCGCGAGCGCAATTCTCTTCGCCGGCTGCGGTCGGATGA
- the glcF gene encoding glycolate oxidase subunit GlcF has protein sequence MQTNFTATQLEDPAVAHSETILRKCVHCGFCTATCPTYVTLGNELDSPRGRIYLIKDMLESGRDADEKTVTHIDRCLSCLSCMTTCPSGVDYMHLVDHARAHIEETYKRPWHQRMLRAVLAAVLPYPSRFRLALRGAQLGRPFAGVLNRWEATKPFTAMLALAPEKMPPRSDSATPGSRKPDGHLARRGRVAILTGCAQSVLDAETNAATIRLLNRLGVEVVVPRGETCCGALVHHMGREDEALSFARQNVDAWSRQIEGEGLDAIIITASGCGTTIKDYGFMLRLDEAYAERATKVSALAKDITEYLASIELPAPTNETGLNVTYHSACSMQHGQKITETPVKLLKAAGFTVAEPAEKHLCCGSAGTYNITQPEIAGRLKERKLKNLKATAPEVIAAGNIGCIMQLAGEAGVPLIHTVKLLDWAYGGPKPDHLPEGRGPAPKSQTKELLDELS, from the coding sequence ATGCAGACCAATTTCACAGCCACGCAGCTTGAAGATCCGGCTGTCGCGCATTCGGAAACGATCCTGCGCAAATGCGTTCATTGCGGCTTTTGCACCGCGACCTGCCCGACCTACGTCACGCTGGGCAATGAGCTCGACAGTCCCCGTGGGCGCATCTACCTGATCAAGGACATGCTTGAGAGCGGCCGGGACGCCGACGAAAAGACCGTCACCCATATTGATCGTTGCCTGTCGTGCCTTTCTTGCATGACGACGTGCCCCTCCGGCGTCGATTACATGCATCTTGTCGATCATGCCCGCGCACATATCGAAGAGACCTATAAGCGGCCTTGGCATCAGCGCATGCTGCGCGCCGTTCTCGCAGCCGTTCTGCCCTATCCGTCGCGCTTTCGCCTCGCTCTTCGGGGCGCGCAACTGGGCCGCCCTTTTGCGGGCGTGCTGAACCGTTGGGAAGCAACAAAGCCCTTCACCGCGATGCTGGCGCTGGCGCCCGAAAAGATGCCGCCCCGAAGCGATAGCGCTACGCCGGGAAGCCGGAAGCCGGACGGTCACCTCGCCAGACGTGGCCGCGTCGCCATTCTGACCGGCTGTGCCCAGAGCGTTCTCGATGCCGAGACGAATGCGGCAACCATTCGCCTTCTCAACCGGCTGGGAGTCGAGGTGGTCGTGCCGCGCGGCGAGACCTGCTGCGGCGCGCTCGTTCATCACATGGGCCGTGAGGATGAGGCTCTCTCGTTTGCGCGGCAGAATGTCGATGCCTGGAGCCGCCAGATAGAAGGCGAAGGTCTCGATGCGATCATCATTACAGCCAGCGGATGCGGCACGACGATCAAGGATTACGGTTTCATGTTGCGGCTCGATGAAGCCTATGCCGAGCGTGCGACCAAGGTTTCGGCGCTTGCCAAGGATATCACGGAATATCTTGCTTCGATCGAATTGCCGGCGCCGACCAACGAGACTGGTTTGAACGTCACCTATCATTCGGCGTGTTCGATGCAGCACGGCCAGAAGATCACCGAAACGCCTGTGAAGCTTCTGAAAGCCGCTGGCTTCACTGTTGCCGAGCCGGCAGAGAAGCATCTTTGCTGCGGATCGGCCGGCACTTACAATATCACGCAGCCGGAAATCGCCGGACGCCTGAAGGAGCGAAAGCTCAAAAATCTGAAGGCCACGGCTCCGGAAGTGATCGCAGCGGGTAATATTGGCTGCATCATGCAACTGGCCGGGGAGGCGGGCGTGCCTCTGATCCATACGGTCAAGCTGCTCGATTGGGCCTATGGCGGGCCGAAGCCGGACCACTTGCCAGAGGGCCGCGGGCCTGCGCCGAAGAGCCAGACGAAAGAGCTTCTGGACGAATTATCCTAG
- a CDS encoding HAD-IIB family hydrolase: protein MSGSSDWRFVLATDLDGTFLGGSEDDRLALYRWIEARRDDVGLIFVTGRDPRFIADLCDDTPVPWPDFVVGDVGTTIAEVTDGQGEERIAFMLDLEKHIAMQWDDAGDRVREALSDAPGLTEQETEFRHRLSFDYDPQTYHPAARQKIEEMGFDVIISDDRFFDVLPKGVSKGPSLLRLIDHLGMDRDRVLVAGDTMNDLSMFRTGLHGAVVGGAEKPLLEATNGIEKVRQCDRIGAGGIAEAIMAFSLHPVPIEVK from the coding sequence ATGAGCGGTTCTTCCGACTGGCGTTTCGTTCTCGCGACGGATCTCGACGGCACATTTCTGGGCGGGTCGGAAGACGACCGGCTGGCGCTCTACAGATGGATCGAGGCGCGCCGCGACGATGTCGGCCTGATTTTCGTGACGGGCCGCGATCCGCGCTTCATCGCCGACCTTTGTGACGACACGCCGGTGCCATGGCCGGACTTCGTGGTGGGCGATGTCGGAACGACGATCGCCGAGGTCACCGACGGGCAGGGCGAAGAACGCATCGCCTTCATGCTCGATCTGGAAAAGCATATCGCCATGCAGTGGGACGACGCGGGCGACAGGGTTCGCGAGGCTCTCTCCGACGCGCCCGGCCTGACCGAGCAGGAGACCGAATTTCGGCACCGCCTTTCCTTCGATTATGATCCGCAGACCTATCATCCGGCCGCGCGCCAGAAGATCGAGGAAATGGGTTTCGACGTGATCATATCCGATGATCGCTTCTTCGATGTCTTGCCGAAAGGCGTTTCCAAGGGGCCGAGCCTGCTGCGCCTCATCGACCATCTCGGGATGGACCGGGATCGCGTTCTCGTCGCTGGCGATACGATGAATGATCTGTCGATGTTCCGCACCGGTTTGCACGGCGCCGTGGTAGGCGGAGCGGAGAAGCCGCTTCTCGAGGCCACCAACGGTATCGAGAAGGTGCGGCAGTGCGATCGCATCGGCGCTGGTGGCATTGCCGAGGCGATCATGGCCTTTTCGCTTCATCCCGTACCGATCGAAGTTAAGTAG
- a CDS encoding (Fe-S)-binding protein — protein MFRRLAGEEAIFQDSNSTPPTVGLFVTCLVDLFRPAVGFASIKLLEEAGCQIEVPDTQTCCGQPAFNAGHREEAVTIARQVIAAFEPFDYVVAPSGSCAATIRRHYPELLADDPKWSSRAEAVASKTYELTSFLTDVRSLAGVKVELPEKTIAIYHDSCSGLRELGVKTQPRSLLGTIENLELKEMEEPEVCCGFGGTFCTKYPAISEVIVSAKTKDIDATGADLLLAGDMGCLMNMAGRLRREGRRTEVRHVVEILSGMTEAPPIAGRQEDQS, from the coding sequence TTGTTTCGCAGACTGGCGGGGGAGGAAGCCATCTTTCAGGACAGCAACAGTACGCCGCCGACGGTTGGCCTTTTCGTCACCTGTCTGGTCGACCTCTTTCGGCCGGCCGTAGGCTTCGCCAGTATCAAGTTGCTGGAAGAGGCGGGCTGTCAGATCGAGGTGCCGGACACCCAGACGTGTTGCGGCCAACCTGCCTTCAATGCCGGCCACCGCGAAGAGGCCGTAACGATCGCGCGGCAGGTCATCGCGGCCTTCGAACCTTTCGACTATGTCGTTGCGCCTTCCGGCTCCTGCGCGGCCACCATTCGTCGTCATTATCCAGAGCTTCTCGCCGATGATCCGAAATGGTCGTCGCGGGCCGAGGCGGTTGCCTCGAAAACCTACGAACTGACCAGCTTCCTGACGGATGTTCGCTCCCTCGCTGGCGTGAAGGTCGAATTGCCGGAAAAGACGATTGCGATCTATCACGATAGCTGCTCGGGACTGCGAGAACTCGGCGTGAAGACGCAGCCGAGAAGCCTGCTCGGCACCATCGAAAATCTCGAATTGAAGGAGATGGAAGAGCCGGAAGTCTGCTGTGGCTTCGGTGGGACGTTCTGCACGAAATATCCGGCGATCTCCGAAGTGATCGTCTCCGCGAAGACCAAGGACATCGACGCAACGGGGGCCGATCTGCTCCTGGCCGGCGATATGGGCTGCCTGATGAACATGGCCGGCCGCCTCCGGCGCGAGGGTCGAAGGACCGAAGTCCGCCATGTTGTCGAAATCCTGTCCGGCATGACCGAGGCGCCGCCGATCGCGGGACGGCAGGAGGATCAGTCGTGA
- a CDS encoding L,D-transpeptidase, giving the protein MFKSFRLSALIASLALAATLQSGGAYAQQPVKVSRAVAEPWIMQLQPRALPGRSAGRARGYVMRPAPSRRALPVPTRRAAPRQPDRLYERQTALAVPAQRSSIAAASVPPAKRAMDPRYLPQIVDYPGSQAPGTIEINTSNRFLYLVMSGGKAKRYGVGVSKPGFEWSGTHKISRKKEWPEWRPPAEMIARERKKGRELPVWMAGGPSNPLGARALYLGSTLYRIHGTNAPWTIGQNVSSGCIRMRNEDVVDLYTKVGVGTKVVVR; this is encoded by the coding sequence ATGTTCAAATCGTTCAGACTGTCAGCCCTGATCGCTTCCCTCGCATTGGCAGCAACGCTGCAATCAGGCGGAGCCTATGCCCAGCAACCGGTCAAGGTCAGTCGCGCGGTCGCCGAACCCTGGATCATGCAGTTGCAGCCTCGTGCCCTGCCGGGCCGCTCCGCAGGCCGTGCGCGCGGCTATGTCATGCGGCCCGCTCCGTCCCGCCGGGCGCTGCCGGTGCCAACACGCCGCGCTGCCCCGCGTCAGCCGGATCGTCTCTATGAGCGGCAGACGGCGCTTGCCGTCCCAGCGCAGCGCTCTTCCATCGCAGCGGCATCGGTGCCGCCCGCCAAACGCGCCATGGACCCACGCTATCTGCCTCAAATAGTCGATTATCCTGGCAGTCAGGCCCCCGGCACGATCGAGATCAATACCTCGAACCGCTTTCTCTATCTCGTCATGAGCGGCGGCAAGGCCAAGCGCTACGGCGTCGGCGTCAGCAAGCCGGGCTTCGAATGGAGCGGAACGCACAAGATCAGCCGCAAGAAGGAATGGCCGGAATGGCGCCCGCCGGCGGAGATGATTGCGCGCGAGCGAAAGAAAGGCCGCGAACTGCCGGTCTGGATGGCCGGCGGCCCCTCAAACCCGCTCGGCGCTCGGGCGCTTTATCTCGGCTCCACTCTCTATCGTATTCACGGAACCAACGCGCCATGGACGATCGGTCAGAACGTCTCCTCCGGCTGCATTCGCATGCGCAATGAAGACGTGGTCGACCTCTACACCAAGGTTGGCGTCGGAACGAAGGTCGTGGTGCGCTAG
- a CDS encoding FAD-binding oxidoreductase: MEFPAARCSVSVSHGRSDGGFTLSSIQFLKPDPSILARRDDIVSSLRSVLAGEAVISDPVELRAFETDGFTAYRRVPLAVALPSTTEEVAAVMKALARQKVPVVARGAGTSLCGGAIPQEDAVIVSLTRMNRILEIDYPNRLARVQAGVTNLSISDAVAADGFFYAPDPSSQLACTIGGNIGMNSGGAHCLKYGVTTNNLLGVTIVLYDGTVVRLGEGELDSAGLDLLGLVCGSEGQLGLVTEALVRLVAKPAGAQPVLFGFGSSEKAGDCVADVIAAGIIPVAIEFMDKEAIAICEAFAQAGYPLDAEALLIVEVEGSDKEMADQLGRIVEIARKHDVETIKESQSATEAALIWKGRKSAFGATGRIADYICMDGTVPLSQLAYVLKETGEIVKRYGLRAANVFHAGDGNMHPLILYDVNDPEEREKAEAAGMDVLRLCVDAGGCLTGEHGVGIEKRELMTHQYDEVDLNHMKAVRSAFDPNWVLNPSKVFPLAGQGETDGGKPMTSPLGHDEPMEAAE; this comes from the coding sequence ATGGAGTTTCCGGCTGCCAGATGTTCTGTTAGTGTTTCGCACGGCAGATCAGATGGAGGATTTACCCTGTCGAGCATCCAGTTTCTCAAGCCCGATCCCTCCATTCTCGCGCGACGGGACGACATCGTTTCCAGTCTGCGATCGGTATTGGCAGGCGAGGCTGTCATCTCCGATCCGGTAGAGCTGCGCGCTTTCGAAACCGATGGTTTTACGGCTTACCGCCGCGTACCGCTTGCGGTTGCCCTGCCATCGACGACCGAAGAGGTGGCAGCAGTGATGAAAGCGCTGGCCCGGCAAAAGGTTCCGGTCGTGGCGCGAGGGGCGGGCACCTCTCTTTGCGGTGGCGCGATACCTCAGGAAGACGCGGTGATCGTTTCTCTGACGCGGATGAATCGGATTCTCGAGATCGACTATCCGAACCGTCTGGCGCGCGTTCAGGCAGGAGTCACCAATCTGTCGATCTCCGATGCCGTCGCCGCAGACGGCTTCTTCTACGCCCCGGATCCCTCGAGCCAGCTCGCCTGTACGATTGGCGGCAATATCGGCATGAATTCCGGCGGCGCGCATTGCCTGAAATACGGTGTAACGACCAATAATCTGCTCGGTGTGACGATCGTCCTCTATGATGGCACGGTGGTGCGATTGGGCGAGGGCGAACTGGATTCCGCCGGCCTCGATCTGCTCGGACTTGTCTGCGGCTCGGAAGGACAGCTTGGACTTGTGACGGAGGCCCTTGTCCGGCTGGTGGCCAAGCCGGCAGGCGCGCAGCCTGTTCTGTTCGGCTTCGGAAGCTCGGAAAAGGCGGGCGATTGCGTGGCCGACGTCATTGCCGCCGGCATCATTCCGGTTGCCATCGAATTCATGGACAAGGAGGCGATCGCGATCTGCGAGGCCTTCGCCCAGGCCGGCTATCCACTCGATGCCGAGGCGCTTCTGATCGTCGAGGTAGAGGGCTCCGACAAGGAGATGGCCGATCAACTCGGGCGGATTGTCGAGATCGCCAGAAAGCACGATGTCGAGACGATAAAGGAAAGCCAGAGCGCCACGGAAGCCGCCTTGATCTGGAAGGGTCGGAAAAGCGCTTTCGGCGCGACGGGGCGCATTGCCGACTATATCTGCATGGACGGGACGGTGCCTCTCAGCCAGCTTGCCTATGTGCTGAAAGAGACCGGCGAGATCGTCAAGCGATACGGCCTTCGGGCGGCCAATGTCTTCCATGCGGGCGACGGCAATATGCATCCGCTCATTCTTTATGATGTGAACGATCCTGAAGAGCGTGAAAAGGCGGAGGCCGCCGGCATGGATGTGCTGCGCCTCTGCGTCGATGCAGGCGGATGTCTGACGGGCGAACATGGCGTCGGCATCGAAAAGCGCGAATTGATGACCCATCAATATGATGAGGTCGATCTGAATCACATGAAGGCTGTCCGGTCGGCGTTCGATCCCAACTGGGTCCTCAACCCCTCCAAGGTCTTTCCACTGGCGGGGCAGGGCGAGACCGATGGCGGCAAGCCCATGACCTCGCCTCTGGGCCATGACGAACCCATGGAAGCGGCTGAATGA
- the glcE gene encoding glycolate oxidase subunit GlcE — protein sequence MIPDSEFGRIVEPSDEGELAAAVRDARENGTPLAITGGGTRPIGRPVDALATVSTTKLSGITAYSANEMVATVRAGTPLSELQAALDDANQRLVFEPIDHRDLLGTEGTPTVGGMVAVNASGPRRFVAGACRDSLLGVRFVNGNGEVVKNGGRVMKNVTGLDLVKPMAGSHGTLGIMSEVTLKVQPRPETEATLALRGLLDVDAISVLAHAMATPNEVTGAAHLPELVAGSVLDGELGSGPATLLRIEGFAASVGERSEKLKAMFASLGDIEDIDADRSQKLWREIRDVKPFADHRERPVWRISMKPSDAHEAVMALRMEAGASAFYDWQGGLAWVRMEGGNTMSGLVRKAVQDNGGGHATLIRATDSERRFAVPFQPLDKPLAILEKRVREAFDPQGIFNPGRMVA from the coding sequence ATGATCCCCGATAGCGAATTCGGCCGCATCGTCGAGCCGTCGGACGAAGGCGAACTGGCGGCGGCTGTTCGTGATGCCCGGGAGAATGGAACGCCCCTGGCGATCACCGGCGGTGGGACGCGGCCGATCGGCCGCCCGGTCGATGCACTCGCGACGGTCTCGACCACCAAGCTCTCGGGTATCACTGCCTATTCCGCAAATGAAATGGTCGCGACGGTTCGGGCCGGCACGCCCCTTTCGGAACTCCAGGCCGCTTTGGACGACGCCAATCAGCGGCTGGTCTTCGAGCCCATCGATCACCGCGATCTGTTGGGCACCGAGGGCACCCCGACGGTGGGCGGAATGGTGGCGGTCAATGCTTCCGGCCCGCGGCGTTTCGTGGCCGGCGCGTGCCGTGACAGCCTTTTAGGCGTCCGCTTCGTCAATGGCAATGGAGAGGTCGTCAAGAATGGCGGCCGCGTCATGAAAAACGTGACGGGCCTCGACCTTGTGAAGCCGATGGCTGGAAGTCACGGAACGCTCGGCATCATGAGCGAAGTGACGTTGAAGGTGCAGCCCCGGCCGGAAACGGAAGCGACGCTGGCGCTGCGCGGTTTGCTGGATGTCGACGCGATATCCGTGCTTGCCCATGCCATGGCCACACCCAATGAGGTGACAGGCGCGGCCCATCTTCCGGAGCTTGTCGCTGGTAGCGTTCTGGATGGCGAGCTTGGCTCTGGCCCCGCGACCCTTCTGCGGATCGAGGGCTTTGCGGCCTCGGTCGGCGAGCGATCGGAAAAGTTGAAGGCCATGTTTGCCAGCCTCGGCGATATCGAGGATATCGATGCGGATCGGAGCCAAAAGCTCTGGCGTGAAATCCGTGATGTGAAGCCATTTGCCGACCATCGCGAGCGTCCGGTCTGGCGTATTTCGATGAAGCCGTCGGATGCGCATGAGGCGGTGATGGCGCTGCGCATGGAGGCCGGCGCGTCGGCCTTCTACGACTGGCAGGGCGGTCTCGCTTGGGTGCGCATGGAAGGCGGGAATACCATGTCCGGCCTTGTTCGCAAGGCGGTTCAGGACAATGGCGGCGGCCATGCCACGCTGATCCGCGCCACCGATAGCGAACGCCGCTTTGCGGTCCCGTTCCAGCCGCTCGACAAGCCGCTTGCGATACTCGAAAAGCGGGTCCGAGAGGCCTTCGATCCGCAGGGTATCTTCAACCCCGGCCGCATGGTGGCCTGA
- the ggpS gene encoding glucosylglycerol-phosphate synthase, with amino-acid sequence MKSDLVIVYHRQPYEEVEHEDGTVELVENKSPNGIVPTLKGFLGRAEHASWVAWKYADDPVNPQFERTVEISDTYGDYSVTRLPLTRNQVASFYHISSKEAFWPILHGFKERYNYDPVDWPTFREVNWAFAEAAAEEASDEAVIWVHDYNLWLVPAYIRRLKPNAKIAFFHHTPFPAPDMFNVLPWREEIIRSLLECDAVGFHIPRYARNFLACCRSQTSARTAEERATEPALVKKDSTALSERVTPVSIEFKGRKVLVDVNPVGVNYDYITELSQRDEVQEKVAEIKESLGDCKLVVSISRTDYTKGNIEQLETFERFLRDRPEWRGRVRLMLVSVASNRNMAAYEEIQNRIEELTGRINGTFGNFEWQPVSLMSTAIPLEDLVAYYRAADVCSITPLADGLNLVCSEYCVAQSEEQPGVLILSEFAGAAVLLDGAIPVNPFSHRSMDRALEQALSMGPTERAERMKKLKASAGRFTNANWTDKELELFEALRNGASEIED; translated from the coding sequence ATGAAATCCGACCTCGTCATCGTCTATCACCGCCAGCCTTACGAGGAGGTGGAGCACGAAGACGGCACGGTGGAACTGGTCGAGAACAAGAGCCCCAACGGCATCGTGCCGACCCTCAAGGGCTTTCTCGGGCGGGCGGAGCATGCCTCTTGGGTTGCCTGGAAATATGCCGACGACCCGGTCAATCCGCAGTTCGAAAGAACGGTCGAGATCAGCGACACCTACGGCGACTACAGCGTGACGCGCCTGCCATTGACCCGCAATCAGGTCGCAAGTTTCTATCATATCTCATCGAAGGAAGCCTTCTGGCCGATCCTGCACGGCTTCAAGGAACGCTATAATTACGATCCGGTCGACTGGCCGACCTTCCGGGAGGTGAACTGGGCCTTTGCCGAAGCTGCGGCCGAGGAGGCCTCGGATGAGGCGGTGATCTGGGTCCATGACTATAATCTCTGGCTCGTGCCGGCCTACATCCGCCGCCTCAAGCCGAATGCCAAGATTGCTTTCTTCCACCACACGCCGTTCCCCGCGCCGGATATGTTCAACGTCCTGCCGTGGCGCGAGGAGATCATACGCAGCCTTCTGGAATGCGATGCCGTCGGTTTTCACATCCCGCGCTATGCGCGAAACTTCCTGGCGTGCTGCCGCTCGCAGACCAGCGCCCGGACGGCGGAGGAGCGGGCAACGGAGCCTGCGCTGGTGAAGAAGGATTCCACCGCGCTTTCGGAGCGGGTGACGCCGGTTTCGATCGAGTTCAAGGGACGTAAGGTGCTCGTCGACGTCAATCCGGTCGGCGTCAATTACGATTACATCACCGAACTCTCCCAGCGCGACGAAGTCCAGGAGAAGGTCGCCGAGATCAAGGAGAGCCTCGGCGATTGCAAGCTGGTCGTGTCCATCTCTCGAACGGATTATACCAAGGGCAATATCGAACAGCTCGAAACCTTCGAACGGTTTCTCCGCGATCGGCCGGAATGGCGGGGCAGGGTCCGGCTGATGCTTGTTTCGGTGGCGTCGAACCGCAACATGGCGGCGTATGAGGAAATTCAGAACCGGATTGAGGAATTGACCGGCCGCATCAACGGCACCTTCGGCAATTTCGAGTGGCAGCCGGTTTCACTCATGTCGACCGCCATCCCGCTGGAGGATCTCGTCGCCTATTACCGCGCGGCCGATGTGTGCTCCATCACGCCGCTCGCCGACGGGTTGAACCTTGTCTGTTCGGAATATTGCGTTGCCCAGAGCGAAGAGCAGCCCGGCGTTCTTATCCTCTCGGAATTCGCCGGGGCCGCCGTACTTCTCGACGGCGCTATTCCGGTCAATCCGTTCTCTCACCGCTCCATGGACCGTGCGCTTGAACAGGCGCTCTCCATGGGCCCGACCGAACGGGCCGAGCGCATGAAGAAGCTGAAGGCAAGCGCCGGACGCTTCACGAACGCCAACTGGACAGACAAGGAACTGGAGCTCTTCGAGGCGCTGCGCAACGGCGCCAGCGAAATCGAGGACTAG